ACGAAATCGGCGCGCTCGCCCGCGCCATCAAGATCTTCCAGGAGGCGATGGACCGCAACCGCAACCTCAATTCGCAGGTATTGGAGGATTCGAAAGCGCGCGGCGAGCGCACCCGCCATATCGAAGCCTCGGTCGACGCCTTCCGGGAAGCGATCGGCGGCGTGCTGCGCGCCGTCACCGACAATGCGACCTCGATGCGTGGCACCGCCCAGACCATTGCCAGCGTCTCGTCAGATGCCAGCGGGCGCGCGGTGGCTGCCTCCGGCGCGACCGAGCAGGCCTCCAGCAACGTTTCCGCCGTCGCCAGCGCGGCCGAAGAGCTCTCAGCCTCGGTCGAGGAAATCGGCCGCCAGGTGCGCCAGTCGGCCAGCGCCGTCGAGCAGGCGGGCCAGCGCACCGAGAGATCGGTCGCGGAAATCGAAGGGCTTGCAGCCGCGACCCAGCGCATCGACGGCGTGCTCAGCCTGATCCAGGCGATCGCCGAGCAAACCAATCTTCTGGCGCTCAATGCGACGATCGAAGCCGCCCGCGCCGGCGACGCCGGCCGCGGTTTTGCGGTCGTTGCCCACGAGGTCAAGGCGCTGGCCGAGCAGACCGCGAAAGCGACCGCCGAGATCGGCCAGAACGTCGGCTTGATCCAGACGTCGACCAAAACCTCCGTCGAGGCGGTCCGCGAAATCGGCAACGCCGTGCGCGAGATCAACGAGGTGACCTCGATCATCGCCAGCGCGATCGAGCAGCAGGATGCAGCGACCCGCGAAATATCGTCGAACGCGCAATTGGCAGCGCAAGGCAACGGAACGCTGGTCGTCAACATCGGCTCGCTCAGCGACGCCATCGGCACGACGAGCACGGCCGCGGCTTCCGTCCTCACCGCATCCAGCGAACTGACGGCCACCGCCGAGACGCTGTCCCGTGAAGTCGAAAAATTCTTCCGCGATTTGCGCGCGGATTCGTCCGAGCAGGTGCGGAAGACCGGCACGTAAGGCCTGCTCTATTCACCGATGCAGAGCACCCAACCGTAATCCGTCACCCTGAGGAGGCCGCAACGCGGCCGTCTCGAAGGGCGACGGCCACCGGCCGGGCCGCTCATCCTTCGAGGCTCGCTGCGCTCGCGCCTCAGGATGACGGATCACAGTAAGTGCGGCTCAAGTCTTGGACTACTCCACCGGGATCACGTCCACGGCCACGCCAAGCTTCTGCTTGCGCGAGCCGACAATGATGCCGTCGACCGGCGAGACATCGGAGAAGTCGCGCCCGATTGCCAGAATGATGTGATCGTTCTCGATCATGATGTCGTTGGTCGGATCGAACCCGACCCAGCCGAGCTCGGCGCCGCACCAAACTGAAACCCAGGCGTGGGTGGCGTCGGCGCCCTGCAGGCGCGGCTTCCCGGGCGGCGGAATGGTGCGCAAGTATCCGCTGACATAGGCCGCGGGCAGACCCAGCCCGCGCAAACCCGCAATCATCACATGGGCAAAATCCTGGCACACGCCGTGGCGCTTCTCGAACACCTCCCGGAGCGGCGTCGAGATCACCGTGGCCTTCGGGTCGTACCTGAAATTGTTGCGGATGCGGCGCATCAAATCGGCGGCACCTGAAAGAATGCCACCGCCCGGCGGGAAGCTCGCCACGGCATAGGCGGTGACCGGCGCCAGCACCGGCACCAGCGAACTCGCAAAGACATAGCCGACCGGCGAAACGGGGCCCAGACTGGTGGCCTCGAACGCCACGTCGCGGATATCATCCCATGACGGGCTCGGCGCAGCCCGGTCGAGCGCCTTGCGCGACACCGAAACGCGCGAGCGGGAATCGATCCGCAAATTGCGATGCGCGGTTTCGATCAGGATGCTCTCGGTATGGGTGCCGAAGAAATCGCGCCGCACGGCGCGGTCCGCAGGCCGCGGCCGGATCTCGACCGAGTGGGAAATCAATTGCTGCCCGTCGCCGGACTTCGGCTCCAGCCGCAGCGAGCACCGCGCAAAACTCACCGGGCTTTCGTAACTATATGTCGTGACGTGACGGATGTCGTAGATCACGCGAGGCCCGTCAGCTTCTCCGGCCGGCTCGCATTGGGTCCGTGCGGGAAGTAATGCAGGCCGATGGCATCGGCCAGATTGAGCAGGTCCTGCTCCATCGCGAACAGGGTTTTGACGTCAAGCGCCGCGGCCTCCGCCGTCGCCAGCGTGGCCTGCAAGGCGACAGCAAGACGCTGCGGCCGCTCGATCAAACCGTGCTCCTTCAGGGTCGGCAGCGCGGCGATGTGATCGTTCAGCGTCGTCACCTGAAACGCGACCGAGCGCGGATTATAGGGATCGAGCACCGCGAGATCGCGCACCGGCGCCAGCGCCGGGCCAACCAGATAGCGCGAACGATAGGTGATCTGGCAATCCACCAGCGTCAGCAGAACGTCGAGGTCATCCTCGCCCGCTTCGTCATAGGCGAACTGCCGCGCGAACCGCACGGTGTTGATGGCGCGCTCGGCGCGGCGGCCCATCTCGAGAAAGCGCCAGCCGGCGGCCCGGTTCATGTTCTCCTGCGCCAGGCCGGCAAGGCTCGCCAGTTCCTGCAGCGTCAATTCGGCGGCGCTGACGATGCTATCGTCGTCGTCGACCTGCAGAGCGAGGCGGTCTACCATCTCGGTGATGATCTGCCAGGCATCCGGCGAAAGCCGCTCACGCAACGAGGTCGCGGTCCGTTGGGCGGACCGGACCAGCGACAGCGCCGAGCCGAATTTCTCCTCGCTTTGCAGCGCCTCGGCGATCACCCGCGCCGGATTCGTCCGCGTCGCCTGCGAGGTGGCGCCCCAGGTCACGAGAATTCGCTGGATGCGCTCGACCGAATGCAGCGCGGTGGAAACCCCCGTCGAAGTCCCGGTCGAAGTCCCCTTGGCCGGGTCGCGCGTCGACGTTCCGAGCGCACGGATCAGCCGCAGCGTCGCCTCGGCGCGCTCGAGGTAGCGGCCGAGCCAGAACAGGTTATCCGCGGCGCGGCTGGGCACCACCCCGGCGATCCGCCTGATCCGCACGGCGTCAGCCCCCGGCAGCAGCGTCGCCGATGATACCGCCTTGTCGGACACCACCCAGACGTCCGCCGAGCGCGCGCCATCGCCCATCGACACCGCACGGGCATCCGCCTGTTCGGCGATCCGGCAAAAGCCGCCGGGCAGGATGGTCCAGCCATTCGGCGTTGCTGCGGCGAACACCCGAAGCACGAACGGGCGCGGCGTGATCTGGCCCTGCTCCCACACCGGCGTCGTCGACAGCCGCACCATTTCCTGGCCGACATAATCGATACCGCGATCGGTGATCGCGCTTCTCAACCGGTCGCGCTCGGCGGGCGCCAGCTCCGCGGCGAGCACCGGCCCGTGGCTGGAAAAGCCGGGAACAGCCCGGCCGTAGGCGCCCTCGATCGCAAAATCCTCCAGCCGCGACAGCACTTCCTCGCGCGCGGCTTTCTGGCCGCACCACCATGTCGCGATGTGCGGCATGATCAGATTCTCGCTGAGCAGCCGCCGGCACAGGCTCGGCAGGAACCCGAGCAGCGCCCTCGCCTCCAATACGCCGGAGCCCGGCATGTTGGCGACGACGACGCCGTTCTTGCGCAGCACGTCGATCAGGCCGGGCACGCCGAGATGCGACGACGCATCGAGTTCGAGCGGATCGAGAAAATTGGAATCGACCCGGCGCAGCAGCACGTCGAGCCGTTTCAACCCGGCGACGGTGCGGATGTAGATGCGGTCGCCGCTGACGGCGAGATCGTCGCCCTCGACCAGCAGAAAGCCGAGATAGCGCGCCAGGGTGGCGTGTTCGAAATAGGTTTCACTGAAGGCGCCCGGCGTCAGCAGCCCGATCCGCGGCTCGTCGCGGTCGGCACTGGCGCGCAGTGAATCGCGGAACGCCTCGAAGAACGGCGCGACACGCTCGACATTCATCGACTTGTAGAGACTGGAAAAGGCGCGCGACAGCACCAGGCGGTTTTCCAGCGCGTAGCCGGCACCCGATGGCGCCTGGGTGCGATCATTAAGCACCCACCAGCGGCCGTCGGGACCGCGGCCGACATCGGCCGCATAGAAATGCAAATAGCGGTTGCCCGGCGGTTTGACGCCGCAAACTGCGCGCAGATATTCGCTGCTGCCGGCAATCGCGGCCGCGGGCACCGCGCCATCGGCGACCAGCCGGCCCTCGCCATAGAGATCGCGCAGCACCATTTCGAACAATTGGGCGCGTTGCGCGATGCCCGTGGTCAGTTGCTGCCAGTCGGCCTCGTCGATGATCAGCGGCAGATGGCTGAGCGGCCACAGCCGGTCGGCGGTCTCGCCGGGTGCGCGATAGGTTACGCCGGCCTCGCGCAAATGGCGGTCGGCGGAGGCAAAGCGGCGCTCGATATCGGCAGGCGAAAGTGCGGCGAAGGCATCGAAAAAACGGCTCCACGCCGCGCGGGGCGCGCCGTCCTGACCGATATATTCGTCGGGAATGCCGGGCAGCCGCGCATAGTCGCGCGTCCATTGCGCGATCCGGCGCTGGCCTGGACGGGCCTTGATTTCCTGACTGCTGCCTTGACTGCTGCCTTGGCCTGACATTCCGATTCCCCGAGACCGTCGCTCCCGATTAGATCAGGAGCGGCGTCCTCAAGTCGAGCGTCAAAGGGAATTCAATTGTGCGTTCCTCGGGCGGCGGCTCGATCCTGCCCGGGGTATGGCCGTGGTCCTGAAACCGGGCCAGCCGGCGGGCTTCCGCCTCATAGGAATTGACCGGCTTGGTATCGTAGCTGCGCCCGCCGGGATGGGCGACGTGGTAGACGCAGCCGCCGAGCGAGCGACCGTTCCAGGTATCAATCAAGTCAAATGTAAGGGGAGCGTGGACCGGGATGGTCGGGTGCAATCCCGAAGCCGGCTGCCACGCCTTGAAGCGGACCGCGGCGACCGCCTCGCCGGAGCGGCCGGTCGGCGTCATCGGCATCCGCCTGCCATTGCAGGTGACGACGTGACGGCCTTCGACGAAGCCGGTCGCCTTGACCTGCAGGCGCTCCACCGAACTATCGACATAGCGCACGGTGCCGCCTGCAGATCCCTCCTCGCCAAGCACATGCCAGGGCTCCAGCGCCTGCCGCAATTCGAGCGCGACGCCGCCATGATGGACGCGGCCGAACACCGGAAAACGAAACTCGAGCTGTGCCGAATACCATTCCGGCGAGAATTCGTAGCCGGACTGCTTGAGCTCATCGAGCACGCCGAGAAAATCCTCCCAGAGGAAATGCGGCAGCATGAAGCGATCGTGCAGCGCCGTGCCCCAGCGCACGAACTTGCCCTGCTGCGGTTCGAGCCAGAGCTTTGCGATCAGCGCGCGGATCAGCAATTGCTGCGCCAGCGACATCCTGGGATCGGGCGGCATTTCGAGCGCCCGGAATTCGACCAGCCCGAGGCGGCCGGTCGGGCCGTCGGGCGAATAGAGCTTGTCGATGCAGATTTCGGCGCGATGGGTATTGCCGGTTATGTCGACCAGGATATGCCGGAACAGGCGGTCGACCAGCCATAGCGGGGCCTCGACACCAGGCGGCGGCACATGCGAGAGCGCGATTTCCAGTTCATAGAGCCCGTCGTGCCGCGCCTCGTCGATGCGCGGAGCCTGGCTGGTCGGGCCGATGAACATGCCGGAGAACAGGTAGGACAACGACGGATGCCGCTGCCAGTACAGAACGAGGCTCTTCAGCAGATCGGGGCGGCGCAGGAACGGCGAATCCTGCGGCGTGCCGCCACCGACCACGACATGATTGCCGCCGCCGGTGCCGGTGTGGCGGCCGTCGACCAGAAAACGGTTGGCGCCGAGCCGGACTTTGGCGGCGTCTTCATACAAGCCAAAGGTGATGTCGACCGCCTCGCGCCAGTTTTGCGCCGGCTGAACGTTGATTTCGATGACGCCGGGATCGGGCGTCACCTTGATGACTTCGACACGTGGATCGTAGGGCGGCCCATAGCCCTCGACATGGACCGGGATCTGCATCTCCTCGGCGGTCGCCTCCACCGCCGCGATCAGTTCGAGATAATCCTCCAGCTTCTCCACCGGCGGCATGAACGCGCACAAGACATCGTCACGAACCTCAACTGAGGTCGCCGTGCGAACCGGCTTCGGTTTTGGTTTGGGCTTCTGCGCCGGCTTCGCCGGCACGCCGGCTGCTACAGCGTCCTTGTCTTCGGCCGCGAGTTCGAGCCGCGGCTCCATCGGATCCTGCTCGACGACATACGGGTATTCTTCCGGCGGGACATGCGGCAGCGATGCCATCGGCAGCCGCAGCCCGAGCGGGGAATCGCCGGGTATCAGGAACAGGTGACTGCGCCGAAGCTGCCATCGCTCGCTCATCCAGCCCTTCATCGATCCCTTGGCATCGACGCCCGCGTACTGGACCGGCAACACGAACCCCTTGGGCTTGTTCAGCCCTTCATCGAACACCCGCGCCATGCGCGAGCGCTCTTCCGGATCGGCGAGCTTGGAGTCGCCGGGATCAACGTTGACGGGCAGCGCGGTTTCCTTCTGCAGCCAATGCACGGGGTCCTCATAAGCCGGCATTACGTATTCGGCAGCAAGACCAAGCCGCCTTGCGATGCCTTCCGTCAGCTTTTGAGCGTCCGCGATACCGGCCTTGCGCGGGTCGTCGATACCAGCGATCAGATCGGCATTCTTCCAGATCGGCACGCCGTCCTTGCGCCAATACAGGCCGAAGGCCCAGCGCGGCAGGCTTTCGCCCGGATACCACTTGCCCTGCCCGTAATGCAGCAATCCACCCGGCGCAAAGCGCGCGTGCAGCTTGCGGATCAGATCGTCGGCCAGTGCCTGCTTGGTCGGGCCGACGGCGGCGATATTCCATTCCGGCGATTCCAGATCGTCGATGGAGACGAAGGTCGGCTCGCCGCCCATGGTCAGCCGCACGTCATCCGCTTTGAGATCGGCATCGACCTGTTCACCGAGCGCATCGAGACGCGCCCAGGATTCATCTGAAAACGGCCGCGTGATCCGTGGCGCCTCGCGGATGCGCTTGACGCTCATCTCGAAACCGAATTCGACATTGGCAAAGCCGGCGGTGCCCGAGATCGGCGCCGCCGAGCGATAATGCGGCGTGGCGGCGACGGGGATGTGGCCCTCGCCCGTCAGCATGCCGGAGGTGACGTCGAACCCGATCCAGCCGGCGCCGGGCAGATAGACTTCGGCCCAGGCGTGCAGGTCGGTAAAATCGCTTTCGACCTCGCGCGGGCCTTCGATCGGATCGATATCGGGCCGCAATTGCATGAGATAGCCGGACACAAAGCGCGCCGCGAGGCCGAGGTGGCGGAAGATATGGATCAACAGCCATGCCGAGTCGCGGCACGACCCGGAGCCAGAAGCCAGCGTCTCTTCCGGCGTCTGAATGCCCGGCTCCATCCGGATGACATAGCTGATCTTTTTCTGCAGCTGCGCGTTGAGTTCGACCAGGAAATTGACGGTGCTGTCGGCCTCGCGCGGAATCTCTTTCAAGTACGCCGCAAACAGCGGCCCCTGCTCTGACGTGGCGAGATACGGCGCAAGCTCGGTCTTCAGATCGTTGGTGTATTGAAACGGAAAAGCGGTGGCGTAACCCTCGACAAAGAAGTCGAAGGGATTGACGACCGTCATCTGCGCGGTGAAGTCGACTTCGATCTTCAGCTCAGACGCCTTCTCCGGAAACACGAATCGCGCCAGCCAGTTGCCTTGTGGATCCTGCTGCCAGTTCACGAAATGATTTGTCGGCGTGACCTTGAGCGAATAGCTCAGGATCGGCGTGCGCGTATGCGGCGCCGGGCGCAGGCGAACGGTTTGCGGGCCGAGATCGATCGGTCGGTCGTATTTGTAGTGCGTGACGTGATGCAGTGCGACGTAGATCGACACGGACCGGAGACTCCAGCGGCTTTTTTAAGCAGAACACCGGTTCCGGGTCGGATCAAGCACTAACAACGGGCAGCGGTTGCCCAGACGACAGGCGGAAAACCGCGTTTTACCTTGCTCATCCCTTCAACCCGTGATTGATTTCCCCTGCGTGTACTGCCGGTGCAGGGAGTATCGTCATGAGCGTTCTGGTCAGCCTCAAGCCGGAGATCTATCGCGACGACGCGCTGAATGGTTTCACGGCCACCCAGCAATTCACTCCCGGAAACGCGCGAGCCATGATGTGGTTGTCACAGCTGGCTTACGAGACCGACATTGAACGCAACGTTGACGACGTCCTGGCGAAATTCCAGTTGAAGAAGCGTCTGCTCGGCAGCAATGGCCCCATCACAGGCTTGCTGCAGCGAAAGGCCAGTTTCATCGTCGCTGCCGGGCACGGCGCGACCTTTGTCATGTTTGCCGGTACCGATCCTCTGAAGATCGGGGATTGGTTCGCGGATTTCAAGCTCGCGCTTGTGCCCAATGTTCTTCACGAGGGATTCGCCGAGGCTGTCGACTCCGTCATGCATGACATCCAATCTGTTATCGCAAACCGCAGCGCCGACGAACAAACACTCTTCTTTACCGGGCACAGCATGGGCGGCGCGCTGGCAAATATCGCAGCGTTGCGCGCGCTGGAGGCAGATGTCCAAGCGACCGCCGTTTACACGTTCGGCGGACCGCGAGCCGGCGGTCAGGACTTCTTCGACAGATACACGCCGAAACTCGGCGACCGCACGTTCCGGCTTGTCCGTGGTCACGATATCGTCCCGACCGTCCCGCCGAGCCTCTTGGGCGACTTCCGCCACGTCGGACGAATACTGCATTGTCCGCACGGCTTGACCTTCCAAGGAAGCCCATCGCCGTCGAACGCCGGCAACGATCCCCACCCCATCCTGACCGTCTTGAGGGCATTTCCGGATTTCGATTTCGGCCTGCCCGACATTCAAGAACTGGAGAAGATAGATCCTCGCACCTTCGACGAAATCGAGGCGATCCCGGATCTGGTGAGCGACCATGTCCCGGCGAGCTATTTCCACGCGTTGTCGATAACGCTTTAGATAGCGCCACTCACATCGTAGCCCCAAGCACCCACGGCGCGAATTCCGCGCCGCCGAAGTCAAAGTTCTCGCTCTTGGTCGGCTGGCCCGATGCCGTTTTCAGCATCAGCTCGAAGATACGCTGGCCGCATTGCTGCACGGTTTCCTCGCCGTCGAGGATGGTGCCGCAATTGACGTCCATGTCGTCTTCCATGCGCTTGTACATCAGCGTGTTGGTGGCAAGCTTGATCGAGGGCGCGGGCTTGCAGCCGAATACGCTGCCGCGTCCCGTCGTGAAGCAGACCATGTTGGCGCCGCCGGCCACCTGCCCGGTCGCCGCGACCGGATCGTAGCCGGGCGTGTCCATGAAGACAAAACCCTTCTTGGTGATGGGTTCGGCGTAATTGAGCACGTCGACCAGATTGGTGCTGCCGGCCTTGGCCATTGCGCCCAATGACTTCTCAAGAATCGTGGTGAGGCCGCCGGCCTTGTTGCCGGGGCTCGGGTTGGCGTTCATCTCGGCGCCTTCGCGTTTGGTGTACTCCTCCCACCAGCGCATCAGGCCGACGAGCTTTTCGCCGACTTCGCGGCTAACCGCGCGGCGCGTCAGAAGGTGCTCGGCGCCATAGGTCTCCGGCGTTTCGGAGAGGATCACGGTGCCGCCGTGGGCAACCAGGAGATCGCTCGCCGCGCCGAGCGCCGGGTTCGCGGACACGCCGGAGTAACCATCGGAGCCGCCGCACTGCAGCGCCACCGTCAATTCGCTGGCCGGCACCGGTTCGCGCTTCACTTTATTGGCGTCCGTCAGCGCCTCCTTCACGAAGGCGATGCCGGCTTCCACCGTCTTGCGGGTGCCGCCGACTTCCTGGATGTCCATCGCGCGCAGGCGGCCGGCGAGCTTCTGCTCCTGCATCAGGCCGCCGATCTGGTTGACCTCGCAGCCGAGACCCAGCACGATCACGGCAGAGAAATTCACATGCCGCGCGTAGCCGCCGAGCGTTCGCCGCAAGAGCGCCAGCGGCTCGTCCTGCGTCATGCCGCAGCCGGTCTTGTGGGTCAGCGCCACCACGCCGTCGACATTCGGAAAATCGGCCAGCGGATTATCGCCGGTAAATGGATTCTTCTTGAACATGTCGGCGACGATGCCGGCGACATGGGCGCTGCAATTCACCGAAGTGAGGATGCCGATATAGTTGCGCGTCGCCACCCGGCCGTCGGCACGGCGGATACCGTCGAAGGTCGCGGGCAGATCGAAGTTGGGCACCGGCTTGACGTCGACGCCATAGGCATAGTCCTTGGCGAAATCGCCCATGCCGCAGTTTTGCGTGTGAACATGCTGGCCCGGCGCAATCGGCGCGGTGGCAAAGCCGATGATCTGGCCGTAGCGGCGTACCGGTTCGCCTACGGCAATCGGCTTGATCGCTACCTTGTGCCCCGCCGGAATCCGCTCGGCTGTCGTGACCCCATCGGCCACCACCATGCCGGGCGGCAGGCTTGAGCGCGCGATCAGCACGCCGTCGTCAGGGTGCAGGCGGATCACCGGTGCCGGGGTCATTTGGGTACCTCCTCAGGGTTGGCGAGCGGCGAGTGGCGGATTGAACGATCCCCTACTCGCCACTCCCTATTCGCGTATCGCTTCTTACGCCTTGCCGGCCGAATCCTTCCGGGTCTGGTTAACCTGCATCCTGGCGTAGGTCGACATCAGCCCGACTTCGTTCGACAGCGTCACTAGCTTGAAGCCCATGTTGATGGCGCGGACCGCGCCCTCGGCGCCGGAGCAGTGGATGCCGGGATTGAGGCCGCGCTTGCCGCATTCCTTGATGATTTTCTCGTAGATCTTGAGGATCTCCGGCTCGTCGCGGTCGAGCTTCGGCACCAGGCCGTAGGAGAAGCCGAGATCGGACGGGCCGATATAGACGCCGTCGATGCCCTCGACGTCGAGAATCGCTTCCATGTTCTCGACCGCGGTCTTGGTCTCCATCATCGGCAGCAGCACGATCTCGTCATTCGCGGTCTTCTGATAGGAACCAGCGGTACCGTACAGACCGGCGCGGATCGGGCCGTTGGAGCGTGTGCCCTTCGGCGGATACTTGGCGAACTGAACCAGATCCTTCGCTTCCTGCGGGGTGTTGATCATCGGGCAGATCACGCCATAGGCGCCGCCGTCGAGCACCTTGCCGATGATGCCGGGCTCGTTCCAGGGCACGCGGACCATGGGGGTGACCGGGTGGCCGTTCATCGCCTGAAAGCATTGCACCATCGAGAGGTAATCCTGCACGCCGTGCTGCATGTCGACGGTGACGCTGTCGAAGCCGCATTGTGCGATCACTTCGGCCGAGAAGCCGGACGGAATCGCGAGCCACGCGTTCACTACGGCCTTACCGGAGGCCCATACTTTCTTGACGTTGTTGGTTGCCATTGATCGCTTTCCCTTTGTGATCGTTACGATTGTTGGAGTTTACGGAGTTTGATTAGCTGGCGGCGCGCTGGATGCTGGCCTCGCTGACGCCGACCTCGCGGGCGGTGTTGACGATCGCAGCCCAGGTGTCGTCGGGCAGTGGTACGCCGTTTTTGGTGCGCTCGGCGCGCATCTTGCGTTCGGGGTCTCCGGGGACCAGCACGCTCTCGACGCCGGTGATCGGCTTGGTCTCCCGGATGAAGTCGGTGTAGCGCGAGATTTCGTCGTCGAAATAGTTGCTGGTGTCGATCACCTTGGGATCGACATAGAAGGCGAGCATGCCGTTGGCGAACTGGCGGCCGCCCGAGGTGGCGCCGGTGCCGGTCAGCGCGCCGCCGAGCAGCTCGCAGATGAAGGCAAGCCCCGAGCCCTTGTGCTCGCCGAACGCGCGGATCGCCCCCGTCCCCTTGGTATGGTCGCGCGGCCCGTCCGGCGTGTAGGGACCGTAGAGCACGGACGGCTCCTCGCTCAGCGTGCCGTCGGCATCGACCAACGCGCCGGTCGGCAGCTTCTTGCCGCCACGGCTCGCCACCAGCACCTTGCCTTCGGCGACGATCGAGGTGGCAAAATCGAGCACAATCGGATCCTGCCCCTGGCGCGGAATGCCGACGCAATAGGGCGCGGTCGAGAGCCGCTTCTGCACGCCGCCGAACGGCGCCACCAATAGCGAGCCCGCGGCGTTGACGAAGTGGACCGACACCAGCCCTTCGGCAGCGGCCATCTCGGCCCAGTCGCCGACACGGCCGACGTGCCCGGCATTGCGTAGCGCGATTGCAGCAAGCCCTGCCTTCTTGCACTTCTCGATGCCGGTCCGCACCGCGAATGGCGTCACGGTCTGGCCATAGCCGAACTTGCCATCGACCACGGCGAGCGACGGTGTATCGACGACAATCTCGGGGGTCTGGTTGGGAACGACGTTGCCCGTCTTCTTCCAGCGGATATAGACCGGAACCCGGATCACGCCGTGGCTGTCATGGCCGGTAAGATTGGCGGTCGTCAGATAGGTCGCGATGCGCCGGGCTTCCTCGGGCGTGGATTCCGAATGGGAAAAAACCTCAGCGACGAAATCGATCAGATTGTTGACTTGTATGGTGACCATATCCGGATTTCAGCCTGTCCTTGCATCGGGGAAGCCTTGCATATCAGCGGCGAATCCCGAGAACTCCCACACCGGTTTTGATGACCGGCTTGACGGGCACTTTGAGCGAAAAATCGCGCGCGTGTCTACCGCCTCAGTCGCATTAGCCAAATGATTGCAATCATTTGCCCGCCCGCTATGCATCGGGCCGGTAGCATCATGCAAATTTGTGCTTACTCGTCGGGCTCGGCGTCGCCATCACCGGCCACTTCCATCGCGGCAAGGCCGCGTTCGAGTTCGCCCAGCATGTCCTGCAACTCGGCTAGCTTGCGCGCACCATAGCGACTGGTGATCTCGGCATAGATCGCTTCCGATGTCGGCGCGACCGCCTCGATCAGCTTCAACCCCTTGGACGAG
This portion of the Bradyrhizobium sp. AZCC 2262 genome encodes:
- a CDS encoding lipase family protein, with translation MSVLVSLKPEIYRDDALNGFTATQQFTPGNARAMMWLSQLAYETDIERNVDDVLAKFQLKKRLLGSNGPITGLLQRKASFIVAAGHGATFVMFAGTDPLKIGDWFADFKLALVPNVLHEGFAEAVDSVMHDIQSVIANRSADEQTLFFTGHSMGGALANIAALRALEADVQATAVYTFGGPRAGGQDFFDRYTPKLGDRTFRLVRGHDIVPTVPPSLLGDFRHVGRILHCPHGLTFQGSPSPSNAGNDPHPILTVLRAFPDFDFGLPDIQELEKIDPRTFDEIEAIPDLVSDHVPASYFHALSITL
- a CDS encoding UxaA family hydrolase; the protein is MTPAPVIRLHPDDGVLIARSSLPPGMVVADGVTTAERIPAGHKVAIKPIAVGEPVRRYGQIIGFATAPIAPGQHVHTQNCGMGDFAKDYAYGVDVKPVPNFDLPATFDGIRRADGRVATRNYIGILTSVNCSAHVAGIVADMFKKNPFTGDNPLADFPNVDGVVALTHKTGCGMTQDEPLALLRRTLGGYARHVNFSAVIVLGLGCEVNQIGGLMQEQKLAGRLRAMDIQEVGGTRKTVEAGIAFVKEALTDANKVKREPVPASELTVALQCGGSDGYSGVSANPALGAASDLLVAHGGTVILSETPETYGAEHLLTRRAVSREVGEKLVGLMRWWEEYTKREGAEMNANPSPGNKAGGLTTILEKSLGAMAKAGSTNLVDVLNYAEPITKKGFVFMDTPGYDPVAATGQVAGGANMVCFTTGRGSVFGCKPAPSIKLATNTLMYKRMEDDMDVNCGTILDGEETVQQCGQRIFELMLKTASGQPTKSENFDFGGAEFAPWVLGATM
- a CDS encoding HpcH/HpaI aldolase family protein, with the translated sequence MATNNVKKVWASGKAVVNAWLAIPSGFSAEVIAQCGFDSVTVDMQHGVQDYLSMVQCFQAMNGHPVTPMVRVPWNEPGIIGKVLDGGAYGVICPMINTPQEAKDLVQFAKYPPKGTRSNGPIRAGLYGTAGSYQKTANDEIVLLPMMETKTAVENMEAILDVEGIDGVYIGPSDLGFSYGLVPKLDRDEPEILKIYEKIIKECGKRGLNPGIHCSGAEGAVRAINMGFKLVTLSNEVGLMSTYARMQVNQTRKDSAGKA
- a CDS encoding malate/lactate/ureidoglycolate dehydrogenase codes for the protein MVTIQVNNLIDFVAEVFSHSESTPEEARRIATYLTTANLTGHDSHGVIRVPVYIRWKKTGNVVPNQTPEIVVDTPSLAVVDGKFGYGQTVTPFAVRTGIEKCKKAGLAAIALRNAGHVGRVGDWAEMAAAEGLVSVHFVNAAGSLLVAPFGGVQKRLSTAPYCVGIPRQGQDPIVLDFATSIVAEGKVLVASRGGKKLPTGALVDADGTLSEEPSVLYGPYTPDGPRDHTKGTGAIRAFGEHKGSGLAFICELLGGALTGTGATSGGRQFANGMLAFYVDPKVIDTSNYFDDEISRYTDFIRETKPITGVESVLVPGDPERKMRAERTKNGVPLPDDTWAAIVNTAREVGVSEASIQRAAS